In the genome of Halobacterium noricense, one region contains:
- a CDS encoding DNA cytosine methyltransferase: MKADATAVDLFCGVGGLTHGLETAGIPVAVGVDRDDECEHAYEANNEARFEQADVADLDAEQVSEWLDDGTVSVLAGCAPCQPFSNLNNAEDSSERDDWGLVRDFGNLVEEVEPGIVVMENVSELRNKPVYSDFVNTLWRAGYDVSFSVVECPDYGIPQDRKRIVVLASKYGPIELKGPTHSPSNYPTVRDAIGNGVVPEIDAGGVDENDPLHRSRTLEEQNIERIRQSKPGGTWRDWDPEIRLDCHTKESGQSFGSVYGRMQWDTTAPTITTQYYNYGSGRFGHPEQDRAISLREGAILQTFPPDYEFVEDEEDIHYQTVGRFVGNAVPVRLAEVVGETIVEHVENYNVAA; the protein is encoded by the coding sequence ATGAAAGCTGACGCGACCGCCGTGGACTTGTTCTGCGGGGTCGGTGGGTTGACACACGGTCTAGAGACGGCTGGGATTCCAGTCGCCGTCGGCGTGGACCGTGACGACGAGTGCGAGCACGCGTACGAGGCCAACAACGAGGCACGCTTCGAGCAGGCCGACGTCGCGGACCTTGACGCCGAACAGGTCTCGGAGTGGCTGGACGACGGGACGGTCAGCGTCCTCGCGGGCTGTGCGCCCTGCCAGCCGTTCTCGAACTTGAACAACGCCGAGGATTCCTCGGAGCGCGACGACTGGGGGCTCGTCCGCGACTTCGGGAACCTCGTCGAGGAGGTCGAACCCGGAATCGTCGTGATGGAGAACGTCTCCGAACTCCGCAACAAGCCGGTCTACTCGGACTTCGTGAACACTCTCTGGCGGGCGGGGTACGACGTCTCGTTCTCCGTCGTAGAGTGTCCGGACTACGGGATTCCGCAAGACCGGAAGCGGATCGTCGTTCTCGCCTCGAAGTACGGTCCGATCGAACTGAAGGGACCGACACACTCTCCCTCGAACTACCCGACGGTACGAGACGCGATCGGCAACGGCGTCGTTCCCGAGATTGACGCTGGCGGGGTGGACGAGAACGACCCTCTCCACCGTTCACGGACGCTCGAGGAGCAGAATATCGAACGAATTCGACAGTCGAAGCCAGGAGGGACGTGGCGTGACTGGGACCCGGAAATTCGACTAGACTGTCACACGAAGGAGAGTGGGCAGTCCTTCGGGAGCGTCTACGGTCGTATGCAGTGGGACACGACCGCGCCCACGATCACGACGCAGTATTACAACTACGGGAGCGGACGCTTCGGCCACCCAGAGCAAGACCGCGCGATCTCGCTCCGCGAGGGCGCGATCCTCCAGACGTTCCCGCCGGACTACGAGTTCGTCGAGGACGAAGAGGATATCCACTACCAGACCGTTGGTCGGTTCGTCGGTAACGCCGTCCCCGTACGTCTCGCGGAAGTCGTCGGCGAGACCATCGTCGAACACGTCGAGAACTATAATGTCGCAGCCTGA
- a CDS encoding DUF6339 family protein, protein MIEQGQPVTEIPESTLREHSYDIKGASADLEALRDELEGVVDEHNENDHNIDAAAAPSVREFIDITRRTAARPGLWHWLTVSKFPDFVYHRWPNADDEEKFLDGGTDIYSNAIHQLWWGAELTRDGDDYTVTKQMFGQGRLANDVLDSWSSRYEPAAKIHTKILLGESSDTVQKKSRDIRNKLSVYKLDLMTDEEIGEFMERIVEQS, encoded by the coding sequence GTGATCGAACAGGGGCAACCCGTAACGGAGATCCCAGAATCCACACTCCGTGAACACTCGTACGACATCAAAGGCGCATCGGCTGATTTGGAGGCACTCCGAGACGAGCTAGAGGGCGTAGTTGACGAGCACAACGAGAACGATCATAACATCGACGCTGCGGCCGCACCCTCAGTCCGAGAGTTCATCGACATCACACGGAGAACTGCCGCTAGACCGGGACTCTGGCACTGGCTGACCGTCAGCAAGTTCCCTGACTTCGTCTACCATCGCTGGCCGAACGCAGACGACGAAGAGAAGTTCCTAGACGGTGGTACGGACATCTACTCGAACGCCATCCACCAACTCTGGTGGGGAGCCGAATTGACTCGTGACGGCGACGACTACACCGTAACGAAACAGATGTTCGGACAAGGTCGACTTGCGAACGACGTCCTCGACAGCTGGTCTTCGAGGTACGAACCCGCCGCGAAGATTCACACGAAAATTCTCCTCGGCGAATCGTCCGACACCGTACAGAAGAAAAGTCGGGACATCCGCAACAAACTCTCAGTCTACAAACTTGATCTAATGACGGACGAAGAGATTGGAGAATTCATGGAACGAATCGTCGAACAGTCCTAA